ACGGGCGACTGGACAGCCGAAGCAACGGAACACAGTCTACAGCTCCGGTGTCCGGACTGTGACACCGTCGTCCAACAGCGGTAGGACCACTACGTAATTACTCCTCATCCTCTGTAGACGAGGAGCCGTCAAGACTCTCAGCGGGCGGATTCACTTTGATGAACTCAACGACGAGATACACCACTGAGACGACGGCCAGTATGAGCAAGAAACCCGCTTCTGAAGAACTCTGCAGACTCACTCCAAGGGTGGCGAGCGTTGCAACGAGTACGGCGGTACACCGACGGATCGTCTGGCGGAGGAGGGCAGTGTCGTCCATACGTGGCTTCTTCACTGCCAGCAACAAGAACCTTCGACCCCGATTTCCGTTGCCGGGGACTCGCCTTGCCGGATGCGGAAAACAGTAGTCCGCCTCATACTGTTGGCTGTGACTATTTTAAGATATTCGCCACCCCGGGTGGCGAAATTCTTCACAGACTTACAGCCGACAGTATCAGTACTCGTGGATTCCGTCGTCAGTGACGACCGTATCAAGCAGGTGCGTCGGCGTGGCGTCGTAGGCCGGGTTTGCGACCTCGAACCCCTCCGCGGGTTCCCGGAGTACCTCAGATGGTGACCGGATCTCGTTTTCGAAGGCGAAGGCCCCGTCGACGTACTTCGCGGCGGCCCCGACGACCGTCACCGGCACGTCGTTGTCCGCCGCCGCCGTCGCAATCGGATAGGTGCCGATGCGGTTGTACAGCGTGTCGTCGACGATGCAGTCCATGCCGACGAGCACGCGGTCGACCTCTGGCATGAAGTGCCCGGCGGCGCTGTCGACGATGAGCGTGATGTCGACGCCGTCCCGGTCAGAGAGGTGGCGGGTCATCTTTCGACCGAGGAAGCGTGGTCGCGACTCCGTCACGTACACCTCGAAGCTGTGGCCGGCCTCGATGGCGTCGTCGATGGCCGCAAGGACCGTCGAGGAGAAGTCG
The genomic region above belongs to Haloarcula hispanica ATCC 33960 and contains:
- a CDS encoding translation initiation factor eIF-2B, with protein sequence MIDETVEEISEMQTHSSSVVAVKAAQALRDLTDREYPTVEDYLRSLDRNSSALRRANPSHASLHTTQHKIVTTVSDADPDDVATAKELTTEAIDDVVESVESSKDRAAARAVSEIADDDVLLTHDFSSTVLAAIDDAIEAGHSFEVYVTESRPRFLGRKMTRHLSDRDGVDITLIVDSAAGHFMPEVDRVLVGMDCIVDDTLYNRIGTYPIATAAADNDVPVTVVGAAAKYVDGAFAFENEIRSPSEVLREPAEGFEVANPAYDATPTHLLDTVVTDDGIHEY